The following are encoded together in the Juglans microcarpa x Juglans regia isolate MS1-56 chromosome 2D, Jm3101_v1.0, whole genome shotgun sequence genome:
- the LOC121248806 gene encoding uncharacterized protein LOC121248806: protein MGNYISCTLAGAPGGKHSRATKVIFPGGEIRKFHEPIKAAELMLEIPNFFLVNSRSLHIGRRFSALNADEDLEIANVYVMFPMKRMRSVVSAADMGVLFLTANSMANNSVSSGKVGFLLESGNAPQMVEGRTTVERMENEAAHHVEVPKLNLDDIEEFSTPEFMHRLSMCRSKKPVLDTIAEEPIYSS, encoded by the coding sequence ATGGGCAACTATATCTCTTGCACGCTGGCCGGCGCCCCAGGAGGCAAGCATTCTAGAGCCACAAAAGTGATCTTTCCGGGCGGCGAAATTAGAAAATTCCATGAACCCATTAAGGCGGCCGAACTCATGCTCGAAATCCCGAACTTCTTTCTCGTAAACTCAAGGTCTCTCCACATCGGACGGAGGTTTTCTGCGCTCAACGCCGACGAAGATCTAGAGATCGCCAACGTTTACGTCATGTTCCCCATGAAGAGAATGAGATCTGTCGTGTCAGCTGCAGACATGGGCGTCTTGTTCCTCACCGCCAACTCCATGGCCAATAACAGCGTGTCCAGTGGGAAGGTTGGGTTCTTACTTGAGTCTGGGAACGCTCCACAGATGGTGGAGGGAAGAACAACCGTTGAAAGGATGGAAAACGAGGCAGCTCATCATGTGGAGGTGCCAAAGTTAAATTTGGATGATATCGAGGAGTTCTCGACACCGGAGTTCATGCATAGGTTGTCCATGTGCAGGTCAAAGAAACCAGTGTTAGATACCATAGCAGAAGAGCCAATTTATTCATCCTGA